The following proteins come from a genomic window of Phycodurus eques isolate BA_2022a chromosome 9, UOR_Pequ_1.1, whole genome shotgun sequence:
- the LOC133408088 gene encoding uncharacterized protein LOC133408088, which yields MDSCTLHGDSYSLLHSAPCRPLSLCHRDGTPNHVEIFDITSSPSQRSAISETTCLCDIFGDDCESPSASSNAAVGSFVHSQTEVERTTVVSPLVDDLNDSSGSYHTAPGSTEGEEGFEDLTERIYSPALQESQSGEALLSSELNYSSSLADMQASSPLNELRGRVSLPDLLSRGSTPDVEIEKSSHSSESTKDLMSPSPGDSGVVPELKDTSPSPDLLSAPSALHKSGSRTSSPGLSSHSSAFSEVITEACSSVISYSLSPSPGIKSTCSSIESTCTAPSPEIRITASSPEIKRRDYISEEQTIPDSPLFESAPSGSLTSSLHITGISYSAVRSEEGITAPLPELCRLPTPGSDITPTSPMRRSTSPSKAAPEKPRRQWQNRGHSDFVASSQGGYLKKTVSNRESPDIVPSDNNSQLHSVQLGNQLEVERKMQLEKKRERERGLEREYHREGREIEKGEEWQKDVSYRGEQVELSFNAKNRKGPASHSTAPTNTESCQGLSTVHSYSESLLTTRQPQEQESRLKLDSQRDKSDGPPRRFQNSALQNKFSPRSVTNRPGRSSSSSMGSELDEADNEVKWLTDVAFRSLSSPEVDYLDMYNSSHRSSTNISQPSTQESPAGIIGAWPTYADFRGSASKLESDDLSFQQQSLYHSDGIDPARCYEMGSFECIDVAVEREDTRNFRRGVPKRQIQLKRKERVDDGSENTSPGLPAMENSPSLERHSKEALLRQYSTPAAGQEGYGGHDGGQHDRKAKLQKSISLDETSSKTKMATCLIKSVLSKKMQSADEQLHDPNGDEVNTTFGQNNTYEENHECDKLNSSLYSNYSNPCEDFAMKEEQSQRDDIRPPKSYGEKSNNRPSSNSRIKISNLSHTDNQQWGSQDCNTSATSEIRSKLRVPSDSSQSIGGIQHVDDSKTWQGRESGDSANTIAGNKGAPSAPRAFSTQTRMTSQHQECENTEVHKQLQQGDKSHHMTQENILQGGKKKKASLNVCLTPEAENNRDKSSPDMHFKQQEEKVKETNVDLQTEEENRSEDNKVKGPIHKVRDVRRLVKNTYNLSFKAPSCVSSSDITEERIEHLNETNKNEIKENVKEKLKGRTVEVCEERTNKCTGERKEAKNVEGKDEKLSTLPSPLQTEGKPLSQLQPMQIQCKAVCLKDDKNKIQSHKDPGNHGGKTLGSTNTEQDKNPSKTDTQEGMQKPSARGATTKSQQRNFNMDTESLKADSEERSVLVRTDTKDPMLGSLPKLPSKEREVSTAVVLIRDRSSQAKTCAPLTQEEVPTLLQAASSPEITTTGSTPSSSSHSVSMLLKEKGFRADIGAVVGDRQNRTGGKGVPHKHVNCLEIPLQMPSDDGAEPNREETFSASSTVPSPSLVSDYVDKPPKSRDKEGGCIKEKTISPQGNPPDQLSTLNKHKEHTDFEVMKRQDPMFHPGSPAIRRFRPQPIEVKSLSKETPKQEMITKSPINRPQTIEVKSIAKNSEKPAVPPKPTCKFKPADLGAKTNEVAASAMPNVKPQSEERPQTIVVSSPTIYRKIPSESSSMSNQMRKLAVSAVSSLKPSPSKITKTTVSSVTNQAASSSGTEASKTQQQHPWTAHVRLAHATTATSVPLPSIPSIEGQNSDPVSKHVPEPSSTEARHTSQPVVVEQNLHEAAVTTSSNNPKPPAAVSTTQALGYTHQQYCRSLSSERTQRAGDLHFYASDDPPSYDERESFSPLMPDLTHRRSNRYQNRSYPPSCSCTAGCPPQPALPPPAPHHHSPHNLTPPVPPHSPGHVLPYQASQPLVRPHLCRADPQPMSFQPSSSPKPSPHGPSHLPTMYQPLHLPPPCPPHPSLMPVDRTMPSDPRRLPPHRSPQQQQPPSMPGAPYSDPIHSHSPGLAPMEHQYMCGQYGSEYGGDTSSLYSESSYGPTPRRVLLDPETGKYFYIELPMQPLRKMLFDPETGQYVEVLIPQQGMSHSGLYPPSAAPYTSLHNPNMYGSAPQYMPFSAPLPTAHPQAQHQPPRYPEALSAATMHPNGPSGNYRSCSGQGSKPDAPSHPPLDQNYLEGMYYVPTGINAGSNPTPPVYYHKHPPSLPPSGGKKS from the exons ATGGACAGCTGTACTCTTCACGGGGACAGCTACTCATTGCTGCACAGTGCACCCTGCAGACCACTTTCCTTGTGCCATCGGGACGGCACCCCTAACCACGTTGAAATATTTGACATCACAAGTTCTCCAAGTCAACGCAGTGCCATCTCTGAGACCACTTGCCTGTGTGACATATTTGGGGATGACTGTGAGTCACCCTCGGCCTCCAGCAACGCTGCGGTAGGATCGTTTGTCCATTCCCAAACCGAGGTGGAGAGGACAACGGTCGTATCACCCCTGGTGGATGATTTGAACGACTCCTCAGGCTCGTACCACACAGCTCCAGGCTCCACTGAAGGAGAAGAGGGGTTTGAAGACCTAACAGAGAGGATTTACAGCCCTGCACTGCAGG AATCCCAGTCAGGAGAAGCGCTGCTCTCTTCTGAGCTGAATTATAGTTCCTCCTTAGCTGACATGCAAGCATCATCTCCTTTAAATGAGCTGAGAGGAAGGGTCTCACTGCCGGATCTTTTGAGCAGAGGCTCCACGCCAGATGTAGAAATAGAAAAGTCTTCCCATAGCTCTGAGTCGACAAAAGATCTCA TGAGCCCATCTCCAGGGGATAGTGGTGTTGTGCCTGAATTAAAGGACACTTCTCCATCACCTGACCTGCTGAGTGCACCATCAGCACTCCACAAGAGTGGGTCAAGAACTTCCTCACCTGGACTCTCAAGCCATAGTTCAGCATTTTCTGAAGTAATCACCGAGGCCTGTTCATCTGTGATCAGTTATAGTTTATCTCCATCTCCTGGGATCAAAAGCACCTGTTCTTCCATCGAGAGCACATGCACAGCTCCTTCGCCTGAGATCAGGATCACAGCATCTTCACCTGAGATCAAaaggagagactacatctctgaAGAGCAAACAATACCAGACTCTCCTCTTTTCGAGAGTGCCCCATCAGGGAGTCTCACTTCCTCCCTTCACATCACTGGGATATCTTATTCTGCTGTTCGATCTGAGGAGGGGATCACTGCCCCGCTTCCTGAGCTCTGTCGTCTCCCCACGCCTGGGTCTGATATTACACCTACATCACCTATGAGAAGGAGCACCTCCCCTAGTAAAGCAG CACCTGAAAAACCACGCCGACAGTGGCAGAACAGAGGCCACTCTGACTTTGTAGCATCCTCACAGGGTGGTTATTTAAAGAAGACTGTGTCAAATAGGGAAAGCCCCGACATTGTCCCGTCTGATAATAATAGTCAGCTCCACAGTGTCCAACTTGGGAATCAATTGGAAGTGGAGAGGAAAATGCAgctggagaagaagagagaaagggAAAGGGGGCTAGAGAGAGAATATCACAGGGAGGGGCGGGAGATTGAAAAGGGGGAGGAGTGGCAAAAGGATGTCAGTTACAGAGGGGAACAGGTTGAGCTGTCATTCAATGCCAAGAATAGAAAAGGGCCTGCAAGTCACAGTACAGCTCCCACAAACACAGAGAGCTGTCAGGGACTGTCAACAGTGCATTCCTATTCAGAGAGTTTGCTTACCACCAGACAGCCACAGGAACAGGAAAGTCGACTTAAACTTGATTCTCAGCGAGACAAGAGTGATGGTCCACCCCGGCGATTTCAGAATTCTGCACTACAGAACAAGTTCAGTCCTCGATCGGTCACAAACAGGCCTGGCCGTAGTTCAAGCTCTAGCATGGGAAGTGAGTTGGATGAGGCAGACAATGAGGTGAAGTGGCTCACAGACGTGGCTTTTCGTAGCCTGTCCAGCCCTGAGGTAGATTACCTTGATATGTATAACTCCAGTCACCGATCATCTACCAACATCTCCCAGCCCTCTACTCAGGAGAGCCCAGCTGGGATCATTGGTGCCTGGCCGACCTATGCTGATTTCAGGGGTTCTGCTTCAAAGCTGGAAAGTGATGACCTCTCATTCCAGCAGCAGTCTCTGTACCATTCTGATGGAATTGATCCAGCCCGCTGCTATGAGATGGGAAGCTTTGAGTGTATAGATGTGGCTGTGGAAAGAGAAGACACTAGGAATTTCAGAAGAGGAGTACCAAAGAGACAGATCCAGCTGAAGAGAAAGGAGCGTGTGGATGACGGCAGTGAAAATACCAGTCCTGGACTCCCTGCGATGGAGAACAGCCCCTCACTTGAAAGGCATTCCAAAGAGGCATTGTTGAGACAGTATAGTACACCAGCAGCTGGCCAGGAAGGCTATGGTGGGCACGATGGTGGGCAGCATGATAGAAAAGCCAAACTTCAAAAATCTATTTCTCTGGATGAAACATCCTCTAAGACAAAGATGGCCACTTGCCTTATCAAGAGTGTTTTGTCCAAGAAGATGCAAAGTGCTGATGAACAACTTCATGATCCAAATGGAGATGAAGTGAACACCACTTTTGGTCAAAATAACACCTATGAGGAGAACCATGAATGTGACAAATTAAATTCCTCTCTGTACTCTAACTACAGTAATCCCTGTGAAGATTTTGCTATGAAAGAAGAACAAAGCCAAAGAGATGACATCAGACCTCCAAAGAGCTATGGAGAGAAATCCAACAACAGACCAAGTTCAAACAGCAGAATTAAAATTTCTAACCTTTCACACACTGACAACCAACAGTGGGGTTCTCAAGACTGCAATACAAGCGCAACATCTGAAATAAGATCCAAACTTAGAGTGCCATCGGATAGCTCTCAGTCAATAGGTGGAATACAACATGTAGATGACAGTAAAACATGGCAGGGAAGAGAGAGTGGAGACTCAGCAAATACCATTGCCGGGAACAAAGGAGCTCCTTCTGCTCCCAGAGCCTTCAGCACACAGACCAGGATGACAAGCCAACATCAGGAATGTGAAAACACAGAGGTCCATAAACAACTGCAACAGGGTGACAAGAGCCACCACATGACACAGGAGAATATACTTCAAGGgggcaagaaaaagaaagcatcTCTCAATGTCTGCCTTACACCTGAGGCAGAAAACAATCGAGACAAATCTTCGCCAGATATGCATTTCAAACAGCAGGAGGAAAAGGTCAAAGAGACCAATGTGGATCTTCAAACAGAGGAAGAAAATAGGAGTGAGGATAATAAAGTGAAGGGCCCCATCCACAAAGTTAGAGACGTTAGGAGACTTGTAAAGAATACATATAATCTATCTTTCAAAGCACCCAGTTGTGTATCATCCTCAGATATCACTGAAGAAAGGATTGAACATTTGAATGAGACAAACAAGAATGAAATTAAAGAGAATGTGAAAGAAAAGCTCAAGGGAAGAACAGTGGAGGTATGTGAGGAAAGGACAAATAAGTGTACGGGGGAGAGGAAAGAGGCAAAAAATGTGGAGGGGAAAGATGAAAAGTTGTCTACGTTACCCTCACCTCTGCAGACTGAAGGGAAGCCTTTATCTCAATTACAACCAATGCAAATACAATGCAAGGCAGTTTGCttgaaagatgacaaaaataaaatacaaagccATAAAGATCCAGGGAACCACGGTGGCAAAACCTTGGGCTCTACAAACACAGAGCAAGACAAGAACCCCTCTAAAACAGACACACAGGAGGGGATGCAGAAACCATCAGCTCGAGGAGCAACTACCAAATCGCAGCAACGCAATTTTAATATGGACACAGAATCACTCAAGGCGGACAGTGAGGAAAGGTCTGTTCTGGTAAGAACAGACACAAAAGATCCCATGCTAGGAAGTCTCCCCAAATTGCCCAGTAAGGAAAGAGAAGTTTCCACTGCTGTTGTGTTGATAAGAGATAGATCCAGCCAAGCAAAAACATGTGCACCACTTACTCAGGAAGAGGTCCCCACCCTTCTCCAGGCCGCATCCTCACCTGAGATCACAACCACTGGCAGCACCCCAAGCAGTAGTAGTCACTCAGTTTCCATGTTATTAAAGGAGAAAGGCTTCCGAGCTGACATTGGAGCAGTGGTGGGTGATAGACAGAATAGAACTGGAGGAAAGGGGGTACCACATAAACATGTGAACTGCTTGGAGATCCCTCTACAGATGCCTTCAGATGATGGAGCTGAGCCAAATCGAGAGGAAACATTCTCTGCTTCGTCCACTGTGCCCAGCCCGTCGTTGGTGTCTGACTATGTAGATAAACCCCCAAAGAGCAGAGACAAAGAGGGGGGTTGCATCAAGGAAAAAACAATCAGCCCACAAGGAAATCCACCAGACCAACTTTCAACTCTAAACAAACACAAGGAACACACAGATTTTGAAGTAATGAAAAGACAGGACCCAATGTTCCACCCAGGGTCACCTGCGATAAGAAGATTCAGACCTCAGCCAATTGAGGTAAAATCCCTTTCTAAAGAGACACCAAAGCAAGAGATGATCACAAAAAGCCCTATAAACAGGCCGCAAACCATCGAAGTTAAATCAATTGCTAAAAATTCAGAAAAGCCAGCCGTACCCCCAAAACCAACTTGCAAATTTAAACCTGCAGATTTAGGAGCAAAGACTAATGAAGTGGCTGCATCAGCTATGCCAAACGTAAAACCTCAGAGTGAGGAGAGGCCTCAAACAATAGTTGTGTCATCCCCCACAATCTACAGAAAGATCCCCAGTGAGTCCTCCTCGATGTCTAACCAAATGAGAAAATTAGCTGTCTCTGCTGTATCCAGCCTTAAACCCTCACCaagcaaaataacaaaaacgacAGTGTCGAGTGTCACTAACCAGGCTGCATCATCATCAGGCACAGAGGCTTCCAAAACCCAACAGCAGCACCCATGGACAGCGCATGTGAGATTGGCACATGCTACAACTGCAACATCCGTTCCTTTGCCAAGCATTCCCTCAATCGAGGGTCAAAATTCTGATCCGGTATCAAAACATGTGCCTGAACCATCTTCTACAGAAGCCAGACATACAAGCCAACCCGTTGTTGTGGAGCAAAACCTGCATGAAGCAGCTGTGACAACATCGTCAAACAATCCCAAACCACCTGCTGCTGTCTCCACAACACAAGCCCTAGGATACACACATCAGCAATACTGTCGGTCATTGTCCAGTGAACGCACCCAAAGGGCCGGTGACCTGCATTTTTATGCCTCTGATGACCCTCCAAGCTATGATGAAAGAGAGAGCTTTAGTCCCCTCATGCCAGATTTGACTCACCGGCGTTCAAATCGCTATCAAAATCGCTCCTACCCTCCTTCTTGCTCCTGTACAGCTGGCTGCCCTCCACAGCCAGCTCTCCCTCCGCCTGCACCCCATCACCACAGCCCACACAACCTCACCCCACCAGTGCCTCCACACTCCCCAGGTCATGTGTTACCATACCAGGCCTCCCAACCTCTCGTCCGTCCCCACCTGTGCAGAGCTGATCCTCAGCCCATGAGCTTCCAGCCCAGCTCATCCCCAAAGCCAAGTCCTCACGGACCAAGCCATCTGCCCACCATGTACCAGCCTCTTCACCTGCCTCCCCCATGTCCTCCCCACCCCTCCCTCATGCCAGTGGACCGCACCATGCCCTCTGACCCACGGCGGCTCCCTCCCCATAGATCcccccagcagcagcagccaccAAGCATGCCAGGTGCTCCTTATAGTGATCCTATCCACAGCCACTCCCCTGGCCTCGCTCCCATGGAGCACCAATACATGTGTGGGCAGTATGGCTCAGAGTATGGGGGTGACACCTCCAGCTTGTACTCAGAGAGCAGCTATGGGCCGACACCTCGAAGAGTCCTCCTTGATCCTGAAACAGGGAAATATTTTTATATCGAGCTGCCTATGCAGCCCTTAAGGAAGATGTTGTTTGACCCAGAAACTGGCCAGTATGTGGAGGTTCTCATCCCCCAGCAAGGCATGTCTCACTCAGGCCTTTATCCTCCATCAGCAGCCCCATACACATCTCTCCACAACCCCAATATGTATGGCTCAGCGCCACAGTACATGCCCTTTTCCGCTCCCCTTCCCACTGCTCATCCCCAGGCTCAACACCAGCCACCACGATATCCCGAGGCTTTATCTGCGGCGACAATGCACCCAAATGGGCCTAGTGGTAACTACAGGAGTTGTTCTGGTCAGGGATCCAAACCAGATGCCCCAAGCCATCCGCCGCTGGATCAGAACTACCTGGAGGGTATGTATTATGTTCCAACAGGGATCAATGCAGGCTCCAATCCCACCCCGCCAGTCTACTACCATAAACATCCACCCAGCCTTCCcccatcaggggggaaaaagtccTGA